GGGCGAATACGACACCCGTAAGGGTCTGGGCTACTAATCGGGCTGGCCCAAACCGCTGGTTTGAAACCACGGTGTCATTCCGGCACAAGCCGGGATCCGTCCAGAAATCTCAGGATGGATCCCGGGTCGAGCCCGGGATGACACCGTGCCTATGGGTAGCGCGGTGACGGGCATGAGGAGGGACAGCATGGCCGACAGCCAATACGTGCTGCAAGCGCGCGGCATCAGCAAGATTTTCGGCGGCCACATGGCGCTCGACAATATCGACTTCGGCCTGCGCGCCGGCGAAGTGCATGCGCTGCTGGGGGAGAATGGGGCCGGCAAATCCACCCTGATCAAGATCCTGACCGGCGCCTATCAGCCCGATGGCGGCACGGTGCTGGTCGATGGCGACGTGGTGACGCTGGACAATCCGCTGCATGCCCAGACCCATGGCATTGGCACCGTCTACCAGGAGGTCAACCTGCTGCCCAATCGCTCGGTGGCGGAGAACCTTTACCTCGGGCACCAGCCGACGCGTTTCGGCCTGGTCGACTATCGCAAGATGGAGGCGGACGCCCGGGTGCTGCTGACGCGCTACGGGCTCAAACTCGACCCCGGCAGCGAGTTGGGCAGCCATTCGGTGGCGGTGCAGCAGATCGTAGCCATTGCCCGCGCCGTGGCGCTGTCGGGCAAGGTTCTGATCCTGGACGAACCAACGGCCAGCCTTGACCGGCACGAGGTCGAACGCCTTTTCGAGGTGATTGGCGAGCTCAAGCGCAGCGGCCTCGCCATCATTTTCATCACCCATTTCCTCGACCAGGTCTTTGCCATTGCCGACCGCGTGACGGTGCTGCGCAATGGCAGGCTGGTGGAGACACGCATGCTCGATACGCTTAACCGCACCGATGTGGTGCGGCTGATGCTGGGCAAGGATATTGCCTTCAATGGCGCCACCGATCTCGAGCCGGAGACGGCCAATCAGGAGGTGCTGCTCGACTTTGTCGGCTTTGGCCGCAAGGGCAGCGTGCACCCGTTCGACCTGACCATTCACAAGGGCGAAGTGATCGGGGTGGCGGGCCTGCTGGGGTCGGGCCGGACCGAGCTGGCGCGCATCATGTTCGGCGCCGATCCGGCCGACCAGGGCAGCGTGACAATCGCCGGTAAGCCCGGGAGCATCCGCCATACCAGCGACGCCATTGGCCACCGCTTTGGCTTCTGTCCGGAAGACCGCAAGGCTGAGGGCATATTCGGCGACTTGTCGGTGCTCGAAAACATCGTCATCGCGCTACAGGGCAAGCTGGGTTGGTTCCGCGCCCTCAACCGCGACGAGCAGCTCGAAATTGCCGGCGCCTTTGCCGAGTCCATGGATATCCGCGCCGCCTCGCTCGACATGCCGGTCAAGCTACTGTCGGGCGGCAACCAGCAGAAGGTGATCCTGTCGCGCTGGCTCGCCACCGACCCGGCCTTCCTGATCCTCGACGAACCGACGCGCGGCATCGATGTGGGCGCGCATGCCGAAATCGTCCGCACCATCAACCGGCTGCGCGACGACGGCATGGCCATGCTGGTGATCTCGTCCGAGCTGGACGAGGTCGTCGCCTATAGCTCGCGCATCGTGGTGATGCGCGACCGGCAAATGGTCGCCGAACTGCGCGGCAAGAACATCAATCCCGGAGTCATCGTGCAAGCCATCGCCAATCACCCCGACGAGGCCTTGTCATGAAGCGTCTCCGCCTCGAGCGCCTCGCCAATCCGCAGCTGATCGCGCTGGTCAGCGTGCTGCTGCTGAACTGGCTGCTGTTTCCCAATTTTTTCAACGTCACCTGGCAGGACGGGCGCTTTTTCGGCAGCTTCATCGACGTGCTCAACCGCGGCGCGCCGGTGGCTATTCTCGCCGTTGGCATGACCGGGGTGATCGCCACCAAAGGCGTGGATCTCTCCGTCGGCGCCATCATGGCGGTGTGCGGCGCGGTGGCCGCGACCATGGTGGTGTCCGGCTATCCGGCGCCGTTGGCCGTGGCGGCCGCGCTGTCGGTGGGCCTGGCCTGTGGGCTGTGGAACGGCTTTCTGGTGGCAATTCTGGATATCCAGCCCATCGTCGCCACGCTGGTGCTGATGGTGGCCGGGCGCGGCATTGCCCAGCTGATCACCGAAGGCTCGATCGTCACCTTCAATGACCCGACGCTGATCTTCATCGGTACCGGCTCCTTCCTCGGCTTTCCCATGGCGGCCGTGATTGCCGTGGTGCTGATGGTGCTGGTGACGCTGCTGGTGCGGCGTACCGCCATTGGCCTCTTCGTCCAGGCCATCGGCGTCAACCGCGCCGCCGCCTCGCTGGCCGGCATTCGCAGCCGCATGCTGCTGATGCTGGTCTATGCGCTGTCGGGGTTCTGCGCCGCGATTGCCGGCGTCGTGGTGGCCGCCGACATCCGCGGCGCCGATGCCAACAATTCCGGGCTGTGGCTGGAACTCGACGCCATCCTTGCGGTGGTGATCGGTGGCACCTCGCTGCTGGGCGGCAAGTTCTCCATTCCCATGGCGGTGGTCGGCGCGCTGATCATCCAGGCGATGAATACCGGCATCCTGGTGTCGGGCTTTCCGCCCGAATTCAACCTGGTGGTCAAGGCCGGGATGATCATCCTGATCCTGCTGATCCAGTCGCCCTATGCCGCCCTGCCCTTCCAGCGCCGGTCCGCCCTTTCGAGCAAGGCAGTCTCCAAATGAAACGCAGCCTGCGCCCCCTTGCCGCCACGGCGGTGATCTTCGTGATCGCCTATGCCTTGAGCGTGCTGCAGTTTCCCAACATGCTGTCGACCCGCGTGCTGGGCAATTTCCTCACCGACAATGCCTTTTTGGGCATTACCGCGGTGGGCATGACCTTCGTCATCATTTCGGGCGGCATCGACCTGTCGGTGGGCGCGGTGATCGGCTTTACCGGCGTGCTGATTGCCGTGCTGGTGAGCTGGCTGGGCTTTCACCCGCTGGTGGCCTTCGTCATCGCGCTGGGCGTGGCCGGCCTGTTCGGCGCGGCGATGGGCTTTACCATCCACTATCTGCAGGTACCGCCCTTTATCGTCACGTTGGCGGGCATGTTCCTGGCGCGCGGCGGTGCCTCGATCATCACCCAGGATTCAGTGCCGATCCGGCACGAATTCTATGACACGCTGGGCGATCTGATGATCCGCCTGCCCGAAGGCGGCAGGCTGAGCTTTATTGGGCTCTTGATGATCGCGGTGTTCCTGGGCGGGGCACTACTGGCGCACCGCACCAAGTTCGGCTCCTATGTCTATGCGCTGGGCGGCAATCCCGTATCGGCCTCGCTGATGGGCGTGCCGGTGGCGCAGACCACGGTGCAGATCTATATGCTCTCCAGCATGCTGGCGGCCTTGGCAGGAATCGTGTTCTCGCTATACACCTCGGCCGGATATCCGCTGGCTGCGGTGGGCGTGGAGCTGGACGCCATCAGCGCGGTGGTGATCGGCGGTACGTTGCTGACGGGTGGGTATGGGTTTGTGCTGGGCACGTTTGTGGGCGTGATGCTGCTGGGCCTGGTGCAGACCTACATCATCTTTGACGGCACGCTGTCGAGCTGGTGGACCAAGATCGTCATCGGCGTGCTGCTGTTCCTGTTCATCGTGCTGCAGCGTATCATATTCGCGGCCTCCACCCCCGGAGAGAAGTCGCCCGAGAAAGCGTAGCATGATCGAAGCAGGCAGCCTTATTCGCTCCCTATCCGGGCGACCCGCTGCACGGAACTTCCATACCTTCGTCATCAACGAAATCGGGCTGGGCATTGTTACGGGCCAGTTTCCGGTCGGCTCGATCCTGGCCAATGACGCGGTGATGATGGAGACCTATGGCGTGTCGCGCACGGTGCTGCGCGAGGCGCTCAAGACGCTCGAGGCCAAGGGCATGGTGGAGGCGCGGCCCAAGGTGGGCACCCGGGTCACCCCGACCAGCCGCTGGAGCTTTTTCGATCCCCAGGTGCTGAGCTGGCACTTCTATGCCAAGCCGGACCAGCGCTTTTTCGAGAGCCTGTTCGATGTCCGCGGGGCGCTGGAAAGCCGGGCCATTGCCCTGGCCAGTGCGCGGCGCACCGCCGAGCATGTGCGACTGATGAAATACTGGCTGCACCAGATGGACCTGGCCGAGGGGAATCTGGAAGCCCATGGTCTGTCGGCGCTGGAAATCCACCGCACCATTGCCGAGGGCTCGGGCAATGCCCTGCTCCGCTCGGTGACCGGTATTGTCGAGCTGACGCTGGCGCTGGCACTCAAATCGCTGGATGAGGCCAGCACGGCGCCCTATTGCGCGGCCTCGCTGGCGGCCCATACGGCGCTGGTCGGTGCCATCGAAGCGGGGACGGCAGCGGCGGCCGCCCTGGCCGGCGAGGCGGTCATCGTGCTCGACAATGCGCGGGCGATGACGCTGTGCTGAGGCCGCGCAAGCGGCTCCACACCAGCTTTTGCAAGCCGGTCATGGGGTTGCGCCAAGCGTCCGCGCCCGTCCGTATCGGCCACATGGGGGCGTTTTGCATACGAATGCAAAAAGCAATTGCATTCGTATGCAGGCTCCCTTACCAATTGTGACGTGCGGAAGACAAAGGGCCGGTGCGGGACCGATTGGACTTGTGTCAGCCGCGGGAGCGTAGATCATCAAACAGGGGATGGCGGGCGCATCTGGCCGTTGGACAGTGCAGACCGCTCATCAGGAGAACCAAATGAAGCTTATGTTGAAGACGACTGTCTGCCTGGCTGCCATGTGCCTCAGCGCCGGCGCGGCCTTTGCAGACTGCGGGATCGAAGGCACCGGTTCGGTGCGGATCCTGTCCAACGATTTCGAGGCACTGCGCCTGATCAATACCACGGCTGAAGAGTGCGCTGCCGAGGGCATCACCGTTACCGCCAATGCCAATGCCGAGCACAAGAACCTGCAGGTTCCCGCGCTCTCGATCAACCCGGCCGAATATAGCGTTGCCGTTGTTGCCAACAATTCCATCGTGCCGCTGCTGAACGACGACCTGATCCGTCCGCTCGACGATCTGGTGGCCCAGTATGGCCAGGCGCTGCAGCCCAACCAGCTGATCACCATCGACGGCAAGGTGATGGCCGTGGCCTTCATGGGTAATGCCCAGCACCTGTTCTACCGCAAGGATATCCTTGATGCAGCCGGCGTTGCCGCACCAATGTCCTATGAGGACATGCTGGCGGCTGCCGAAGCGATCAAGGCCTCGGGCGCCATGGACTATCCCATTGCCGCCTCGGTCAAGCCCGGCTGGGATCTGGCCGCCGAATTCGTCAACGCCTATCTCGGCACCGGTGGCGAGTTCTTCGCGCCCGGCACCGCCGAGCTGGCCATCGACAACGAGAATGGCCTCAAGGTGCTCGAGACCATGCGGGCGCTGACCGCCTATATGGACCCTGACTACCTGACGTTCGATGCCAACTCGATCAAGGCCGAATATGAAGCCGGCAACACCGCCATGATGGTGGAATGGGGCTCGCTGGCCGGCGCTACCATCGACGCGGAAGGTGCCGCCGAGGGCGTGGTCGAAAACACCGTGCTGGCGGCAGCGCCGACCATTGGTGGCGGCACGATCCCGGCCGTGGCTCTGTGGTGGGACGGCTTCACCATTGCCAAGAATATCTCGGATGAAGACGCCGCCGCCTCGTTCCAGGCCATGGTGCATGGCATCAGCCCGGAGATGGTTGCCGCCAATCCTGGCGTCGCTACCTGGCTGGTCGCCGGCTACGAGCCCGGTCCGGCTGCCGTGGGCGTGATCGCCACCGCCAATGCCGGCGCCCGTGCCTATCCGATGCAGCCCTATATGGGCCTGCTGCACACGGCGCTGTCGAGCGAACTGGCCGAGTTCATGGCCGGCACGGAAGACGCTGCCCAGGCCCTGGCCGACGTCAAGGCAGCCTATGACACGGCTGCGCGCGAAGGCGGCTACCTGTAAGCCTAGCATGACCGGTGGGGCGCTCCAGCGCCCCACCAAGCCGTTTGCGCCTCCCTAGAGGAGGGGCGTCGACTGAGCGTTCAGCTCAGCGCGTACTCGCCAGTTCGCTTTTGGAGAGGCTTGATGCCACACAAGACATTCTTTGCCTTCATCCTGCCCTCGCTAATCGCGATGGTGCTGTTCATCGCCCTGCCGATCGTCTCGGTGGTGATCCAGAGCCTTTATGTCGAGCATCCGCAGGCGCTGGTCGAGGTCGAAAACTGCCAGCCCTTCGGTGGCTGCACCAAGGAAGTGCGGGTCGATACCGCCGCCATGGCGCAGATTCAGCAGGAGCAGCCGCTGGGCCAGTTCAACGGCTTTGGCACCTATCTCAATCGCGGCCACCTGGCGGTGGCGGAAATCGGCGCGATCCTCACGAGCAATAGCGGCCTGGGCGATGTGGTGAACCGCATCTACAACCTGCCCTTCTACAAGGCGCTGGCCTTCACGCTGGTGTTCTGCTTCGTGGTGACGCCGCTGGCCATGGGCCTGGGCTTTCTCATCGCACTGGCGGTCAATGCCATTCCCAAGATGATCAAGGGGCCAGTGATCTTCTTTTCGCTGCTGCCGATGATCATTACCCCGCTAGTGGGCTCCCTCATCCTCTACTGGATGATTCAGTCCAATGGCATCATTGGCGCGAGCCTGCAGCACCTGTTCGACGACCCTACCCTGTCGCTGCGCCAGTCGCCGGCGCTGACCTGGGCGTCGCTGCTGTTCTATGGCGTCTGGACAAATGCCCCGTTCAGCTTCGTGGTGTTCTATGCCGGGCTGCAGACCGTGCCGCACGATACGGTGGAATCGGCGATGATCGACGGGGCCAGCCGCTGGGAGCGCATCCGCTATGTCATCATCCCCCATCTGATGCCGCTGGCGACCTTCGTGGCGCTGGTACAGCTGATGGACAATTTCCGCGTCTTTGAACCCATTGTCGGCTTTTCCGCCGAGTCCAGCGCGACCTCGCTGAGCTGGCTGATCTTCAACGACCTCAGCGGCGATGCGCAGCTGTTCGGCTCGGCCGGCGCCACCTCGGTGCTGACCATTGCCGGCGTCATCGTCCTTCTCATGCCGGTGCTGATCCGCACCTGGCGCGACTTCAACCACAAGGTGGTGTGACCATGTCCGACGCTGTACAGGCCCAACGCCGCCCGCTGCCGCTGCTGCTGATCATCAGCGCCTTCCTCGTCATCTGGGTGATCCTGGCCGCCTTCCCCTTCATCTGGACGGTGTGGGGATCGTTCAAGGTCGAGCCGGATTTCTTCTCCCGCGAAAGCTGGTGGCACGCCATTTTCGGCACCTATACGCAAAGCCAGACCGGCAGCGCCTTTACCGGCGACGGCTATCACGGTGCCTGGGTGACGCGCGAATTCTGGCGTGCGGTGATGAACACCGCCATCGTCACCGTCTCGGTCACGGTGATCTCGTTGACGCTGGGTACGCTGGGCGGCTATGCGCTGGCGCGGTCCGGGCACCGCTATGCCTTCTGGATCCTGATCGCGGCTTTGGTGTTCCGCGCCATGCCGCATATCACCCTGGTCTCGGGCTATCTGCTGCCCTTCTTCCAGCTCAATATCTGGGGCGTGCTGCCGACCTCGATCATCGTGCTGGTGGCGATCAACCAGCCGTTCACGCTGTGGATGCTGCACTCGTTTTTCCTGTCGATCCCCAAGGATCTCGACGAGAGCGCCATGGTGGACGGCTGCACGCGCTTCCAGGCCTTCAGGCTGGTTATCATCCCGGTAATGTGGCCTGGCGTGGTAACGACGGGGCTGTTCAGCTTCCTCCTCGCCTATAACGACTTTGCCGTCACCTCGATGCTGCTCAGCGCCGACAACCAGACCATGGTGCCCAAGATTTCCAGTTTCCTCGGCTCGGTGCAGGAACAGGGCAATGTCATGTATGCCGTGGCCGCGGTTGTCTCGGCGACGGTGCCGCTGTTCATCCTCGTGCTCTTCTTCCAACGCCAGATCGTCAGCGGATTGACCGCCGGCGCAGTGAAAGGCTGATCCCATGGCTCAGATCCGTCTCAAGAACGTCTCCAAGCGCTGGAACAGCTTTGTCGGCGTCAAGGATTTCAACCTCGACATTGCCGACCAGGAATTCCTGGTGCTGCTGGGGCCCTCGGGCTGCGGCAAGACCACGACCATGCGCATGATCGCCGGCCTCGAGGACATCACCGAAGGCGAGATCTGGATCGGCGACCGGCTGGTCAACAAGCTCGAGCCCAAGGACCGCGACATCTCGATGGTGTTCCAGAGCTATGGGCTCTACCCCAACATGACGGTCTACGAAAATATCCGCTTCCCCCTCAAGGTGCGCAAGGTTCCCCAGGACCAGCATCATGAGCGGGTCATGGCGGCCAGCAAGATGGTCGAGCTCGACGACTTCCTGCAGCGCCGGCCGGCAGCCCTGTCGGGCGGCCAGCGCCAGCGCGTGGCTTTGGCCCGCGCCATCGTGCGCGAGCCCAATGCCTTTCTGATGGACGAGCCGCTGAGTAATCTCGACGCCAAGCTGCGCGTCTCGACCCGGGCGCAGATCAAGAACCTGCACCACACGCTCAAGCGCACCACCATCTATGTAACGCATGACCAGATCGAGGCCATGACGCTGGCCGACCGCGTGGTGGTGATGAGCAAGGGGCTGATCCAGCAGGTCGGCACGCCGATGGACATCTATGACCGGCCGGCCAATACCTTCGTGGCCAGCTTTATCGGTTCGCCCGCCATGAACCTGATCAAGGGCACGATCAGCGATGGCGTGTTCACGGCAGAGCGGATCCGCATCGAGGGCCTGTCCAAGGCCGTCAACGGCCCGGTGACGCTGGGCTTCCGCGCCGAAGATGCGAGTCTCGCCGAGGCCAATGGCCAGATCGAGGCGCCGATCTATACGGTCGAGCTGCTGGGTGAGGCCACCATGCTGTCGATGCGGGTGGCCGGCGAGCTGATTTCGATCAAGGTGAGCAAGGACTATCGCGCCGAGATCGGCGAGCTGGCCCGCGTCAACATCGCCGCCAGCGCCTGCCACCTGTTCGACCAGGCCAGCGGCGTGCGGCTGGAGCATGCCCAATAATGCCTTGTGCGGAGCGCCGGCCGTGAGCCCCCTGCCCCCGGACGGCATTGCGGCCCTGCGCGCGCAGCTGGAAGCGGCCGGCATCAGCCTGTCGGCGGCCGAAACCGACAGCGTCGCCACGCTGGCCGACTGGCTGCATGACGGGCTTGCCCGGTTGGATACCGATGCCCATGAGGCGGCGCCCGAGCTTATCGTGCCGGCCCTGGATGCCGACACCCTGCTGGACTCCGACCTCTTTGCCCAGAGCCAGGCGCTGCGCGACGGCAGCATCACGGCCGTAGCGC
This sequence is a window from Devosia beringensis. Protein-coding genes within it:
- a CDS encoding ABC transporter permease; translation: MKRLRLERLANPQLIALVSVLLLNWLLFPNFFNVTWQDGRFFGSFIDVLNRGAPVAILAVGMTGVIATKGVDLSVGAIMAVCGAVAATMVVSGYPAPLAVAAALSVGLACGLWNGFLVAILDIQPIVATLVLMVAGRGIAQLITEGSIVTFNDPTLIFIGTGSFLGFPMAAVIAVVLMVLVTLLVRRTAIGLFVQAIGVNRAAASLAGIRSRMLLMLVYALSGFCAAIAGVVVAADIRGADANNSGLWLELDAILAVVIGGTSLLGGKFSIPMAVVGALIIQAMNTGILVSGFPPEFNLVVKAGMIILILLIQSPYAALPFQRRSALSSKAVSK
- a CDS encoding sugar ABC transporter ATP-binding protein, yielding MADSQYVLQARGISKIFGGHMALDNIDFGLRAGEVHALLGENGAGKSTLIKILTGAYQPDGGTVLVDGDVVTLDNPLHAQTHGIGTVYQEVNLLPNRSVAENLYLGHQPTRFGLVDYRKMEADARVLLTRYGLKLDPGSELGSHSVAVQQIVAIARAVALSGKVLILDEPTASLDRHEVERLFEVIGELKRSGLAIIFITHFLDQVFAIADRVTVLRNGRLVETRMLDTLNRTDVVRLMLGKDIAFNGATDLEPETANQEVLLDFVGFGRKGSVHPFDLTIHKGEVIGVAGLLGSGRTELARIMFGADPADQGSVTIAGKPGSIRHTSDAIGHRFGFCPEDRKAEGIFGDLSVLENIVIALQGKLGWFRALNRDEQLEIAGAFAESMDIRAASLDMPVKLLSGGNQQKVILSRWLATDPAFLILDEPTRGIDVGAHAEIVRTINRLRDDGMAMLVISSELDEVVAYSSRIVVMRDRQMVAELRGKNINPGVIVQAIANHPDEALS
- a CDS encoding ABC transporter ATP-binding protein; the protein is MAQIRLKNVSKRWNSFVGVKDFNLDIADQEFLVLLGPSGCGKTTTMRMIAGLEDITEGEIWIGDRLVNKLEPKDRDISMVFQSYGLYPNMTVYENIRFPLKVRKVPQDQHHERVMAASKMVELDDFLQRRPAALSGGQRQRVALARAIVREPNAFLMDEPLSNLDAKLRVSTRAQIKNLHHTLKRTTIYVTHDQIEAMTLADRVVVMSKGLIQQVGTPMDIYDRPANTFVASFIGSPAMNLIKGTISDGVFTAERIRIEGLSKAVNGPVTLGFRAEDASLAEANGQIEAPIYTVELLGEATMLSMRVAGELISIKVSKDYRAEIGELARVNIAASACHLFDQASGVRLEHAQ
- the yjfF gene encoding galactofuranose ABC transporter, permease protein YjfF is translated as MKRSLRPLAATAVIFVIAYALSVLQFPNMLSTRVLGNFLTDNAFLGITAVGMTFVIISGGIDLSVGAVIGFTGVLIAVLVSWLGFHPLVAFVIALGVAGLFGAAMGFTIHYLQVPPFIVTLAGMFLARGGASIITQDSVPIRHEFYDTLGDLMIRLPEGGRLSFIGLLMIAVFLGGALLAHRTKFGSYVYALGGNPVSASLMGVPVAQTTVQIYMLSSMLAALAGIVFSLYTSAGYPLAAVGVELDAISAVVIGGTLLTGGYGFVLGTFVGVMLLGLVQTYIIFDGTLSSWWTKIVIGVLLFLFIVLQRIIFAASTPGEKSPEKA
- a CDS encoding ABC transporter substrate-binding protein codes for the protein MKLMLKTTVCLAAMCLSAGAAFADCGIEGTGSVRILSNDFEALRLINTTAEECAAEGITVTANANAEHKNLQVPALSINPAEYSVAVVANNSIVPLLNDDLIRPLDDLVAQYGQALQPNQLITIDGKVMAVAFMGNAQHLFYRKDILDAAGVAAPMSYEDMLAAAEAIKASGAMDYPIAASVKPGWDLAAEFVNAYLGTGGEFFAPGTAELAIDNENGLKVLETMRALTAYMDPDYLTFDANSIKAEYEAGNTAMMVEWGSLAGATIDAEGAAEGVVENTVLAAAPTIGGGTIPAVALWWDGFTIAKNISDEDAAASFQAMVHGISPEMVAANPGVATWLVAGYEPGPAAVGVIATANAGARAYPMQPYMGLLHTALSSELAEFMAGTEDAAQALADVKAAYDTAAREGGYL
- a CDS encoding carbohydrate ABC transporter permease — protein: MPHKTFFAFILPSLIAMVLFIALPIVSVVIQSLYVEHPQALVEVENCQPFGGCTKEVRVDTAAMAQIQQEQPLGQFNGFGTYLNRGHLAVAEIGAILTSNSGLGDVVNRIYNLPFYKALAFTLVFCFVVTPLAMGLGFLIALAVNAIPKMIKGPVIFFSLLPMIITPLVGSLILYWMIQSNGIIGASLQHLFDDPTLSLRQSPALTWASLLFYGVWTNAPFSFVVFYAGLQTVPHDTVESAMIDGASRWERIRYVIIPHLMPLATFVALVQLMDNFRVFEPIVGFSAESSATSLSWLIFNDLSGDAQLFGSAGATSVLTIAGVIVLLMPVLIRTWRDFNHKVV
- a CDS encoding FadR/GntR family transcriptional regulator produces the protein MIEAGSLIRSLSGRPAARNFHTFVINEIGLGIVTGQFPVGSILANDAVMMETYGVSRTVLREALKTLEAKGMVEARPKVGTRVTPTSRWSFFDPQVLSWHFYAKPDQRFFESLFDVRGALESRAIALASARRTAEHVRLMKYWLHQMDLAEGNLEAHGLSALEIHRTIAEGSGNALLRSVTGIVELTLALALKSLDEASTAPYCAASLAAHTALVGAIEAGTAAAAALAGEAVIVLDNARAMTLC
- a CDS encoding carbohydrate ABC transporter permease, whose protein sequence is MSDAVQAQRRPLPLLLIISAFLVIWVILAAFPFIWTVWGSFKVEPDFFSRESWWHAIFGTYTQSQTGSAFTGDGYHGAWVTREFWRAVMNTAIVTVSVTVISLTLGTLGGYALARSGHRYAFWILIAALVFRAMPHITLVSGYLLPFFQLNIWGVLPTSIIVLVAINQPFTLWMLHSFFLSIPKDLDESAMVDGCTRFQAFRLVIIPVMWPGVVTTGLFSFLLAYNDFAVTSMLLSADNQTMVPKISSFLGSVQEQGNVMYAVAAVVSATVPLFILVLFFQRQIVSGLTAGAVKG